A genome region from Tenebrio molitor chromosome 4, icTenMoli1.1, whole genome shotgun sequence includes the following:
- the LOC138127898 gene encoding serine/threonine-protein kinase Wnk-like isoform X1, with protein sequence MDTFIFDRHVYEMDKGEKSANSPTIPRKGSEASTTSKSSTKSFHGWTKSLTRHSSKGAGHKRTLSNASAKPCDVGEEAAQEVAACGPSSPARAQPCQISTPVKNDAPALGKFDSIEYIDQTSTSPEVITNKGYHTVDDERVKTKPKPKVKSKPLGGKKKSKKEKAKSSSFNSEDDARKEVAVKTATTSVVTTNGVTTTTSLNRYTFTKIDDNEFNAEKKERTHSCSSIPYDNIIENLAPFRKRFCNIQLFNENEDRRKFDKPKDKPIRISSEFRSDIEKIIDGLIDMAFQIIQKNGLQVEKSTKKKLSADLTYTNRLRCITGDVLTPKIVTHTPSADNLLDARNFVEEYEEYHDSCSEIPDATLAANQVITELSDNVDRIIAEKFRNKKSVKHGGVTCLIPVETDSNAEDEPEAQNDKRLLEVGTRYNIPKNLFLNTEMTEITEQTIDELHRNDENAENSGDIEKPLVVDLNRPKEDDDDVYRPIAVSPDGRFFKYEEEIGRGSFKTVYRGLDTQTGVAVAWCELQEKKLNKAERQRFREEAEMLKKLQHPNIVRFYNYWETPGNKKKNIVLVTELMLSGTLKTYLRRFKKINPRVLKSWCRQILKGLAFLHSRSPPIIHRDLKCDNIFITGTTGLVKIGDLGLATLKNRSFAKSVIGTPEFMAPEMYEEHYDEGVDVYAFGMCMLEMATSEYPYSECTGPAQIYKKVISGVKPASFEKVQNPEVKDVIESCIRPRKEDRPKVKDLLTHAFFEEDFGLKVEVVSQADNKVVFRLRVIDPKKRTHKHKENEAIQFEFDLETDRIDTISEEMAKSGIIFEEDAKTVAQLLKAQIALINKEREQRNKEKEALAQQLQYRQYLQQQVEHISQQQTAANVAVQQQQQQLAQQQEYAQQQSIEQQYQQEQVQYVQQKSDPGIVQYAIQPEPMQQQQQQIYQQQEPHQQSPPILQRQQSMEPVQQQPIIHKQQPPQQFVQQNYVVEGYPQQAEYLQVQQNDSQQHKLSSISQPELLHAMPSQTEHRLSVDSQLEAHSQSIIQEQQNYQQQPYQQNYQQQQPAQNYQQQQQQPAQNYQQQQPQQPAQNYQQPQQPAQSYQPPQQPAPQNYQQQQQPAQNYQQQQQTAPQSYPQQQTAPQNYQQQQQPAQNFQQPQQPQPAQNFQQQPAQNYQQQQPAQNYQQTYQTQQSYAEQPVIHGQRVSTVAPPNIQQQEYTQQQQQKNILIQQQQQNYQQPAATYQQQQPPPVYQQQQSYIQPKVEQSYPEPQQPQQQPPPQQFVQQQSVDHSAQQMYQQQQQFHNYVDPQQQQQQQQVMSQPTPQQQPPAELVEQQHPGGHRLSGEVPPPMNLVELQQKLAQQHRVSTASLPPMATFEAAPVDSRRLSTVSQPPSMQEYVQQQQIPEKDPLDELPNKDESKEDVSTSEQVSEETSTEDKPKPRKHRSSSSRQQLVVQNVHPDGTVECQLLCKQKTISFKFNRYDTSPADIIDGMIKQELLKTGPHKHLNDHLKDVMEQLKKNPDKVPDTQKPYVQKVRHASLTRYSHKKTHRRHRSRDDSSGQMLIKPGYDTYEDTFQGLKSTLSEKLTQNLRCRESLNSSGTVSRKTSTASDYTPENTYVSNNRVDQSTTVSFSSDTCVSALKHPAEVVEDAVKTEPDGHHEIVKDELNDSLKRKDVKLLPGQKVDLKVIILRTEAEAHGEEIEQPKEEVEKVEEKVEVAVLKVPQRKISRFLVSPVLSGELDLPKDKDFGSGTPEVTPEEDSATKSDALRKTSAPVESTSKGLDVDKPNEQKVSVCSLKEESTTSKEEPAIMCGPEMINTLEQLKISLDNLKNSMHPKKESSETDPKKIIVGTANQQQFIAAAVTTFGTQQQPMVQMPQIPPQQQNVAVTQPPVAVAQQPPPQQYAPPPQQNLILQQQPNYQQPVSQASPPQMLVNIQQKPVEAAPSGGVMYQQPQTTAMTGSVSVQNLSMQAQPPQQQQQHFQHSISVDDNALSMHQGFAVKKLPLENLKQISESASGRGSQVSTPQVDVKYDAQLQNLQHQLYSIPLTRTQTTAPSSPQANTTALEFPQQQQKPPQESLVTNAINKLQVESNSSAPGSGAATSEVLSPVIEVEPFADLKSKQLSDLNNQLKRINSRPDVIVETGECRIPPEIVEGAVAATAVAAAAAPPQKERRVSRFKVSVVTEPDRSKLVVAQPDGQEHNGERKDGEEAKKDSDYTSVINNTFDSLANILVGTLPPNTDFAPEVNKVKQHAVGTTAHHSHKHHVHNKKPTKSLSYSDLKKEIEYLLPIRRRPSDEGNPRKRLPNGRRMSKTFRLYPQIVVHPPDESLTSSLPDINASTDAHQVVINNVSDKNVSCPDLTDENLYNETVTVFTVGTLKRRKRKSTLTRRNSDGVHNFNKVKLVKRKRKKKGETPKELLKKNWKFKHSASMHNLKSNMATDESSFDNYHTIHGGFGNIEMFAFDDNLNSRTDSTEVAYKCCCGRKLCEAVVPIQQYLETYFVNKTKETFEEMLNRQKAELNALMEAHRKQQLEFMEFHRRQIEENKKM encoded by the exons ATGGACACGTTCATTTTTGATCGCCACGTTTACGAAATGGATAAAGGGGAGAAAAG CGCCAATAGTCCGACCATTCCACGCAAGGGCAGCGAGGCAAGCACGACCAGCAAAAGCAGCACGAAAAGCTTCCATGGTTGGACGAAATCGCTGACCAGACACTCGTCGAAGGGGGCCGGCCACAAACGAACACTATCGAACGCATCCGCGAAACCATGCGACGTGGGGGAGGAGGCTGCGCAAGAAGTAGCCGCTTGCGGACCCTCCTCCCCTGCCCGAGCACAGCCCTGCCAGATCAGCACGCCAGTCAAGAACGACGCCCCCGCGCTGGGCAAATTCGACAGCATAGAGTACATCGATCAAACCTCCACGTCCCCCGAAGTGATAACGAACAAGGGCTACCACACCGTGGACGATGAGCGCGTCAAGACCAAGCCCAAACCCAAGGTCAAGTCGAAGCCGCTCGGCGGCAAGAAGAAGAGCAAGAAGGAGAAGGCGAAGAGCTCGTCGTTCAACAGCGAGGACGACGCCAGGAAGGAGGTCGCCGTCAAGACCGCCACCACCTCGGTGGTCACCACCAACGGCGTCACCACCACCACCAGCCTCAACCGCTACACCTTCACCAAGATCGACGATAACGAGTTCAACGCCGAGAAGAAGGAGAGGACGCACAGCTGCTCGTCCATACCGTACGACAACATCATCgagaatttggcaccgttcaGGAAGCGCTTCTGCAACATACAACTCTTCAACGAGAACGAGGATCGACGCAAATTTGACAAGCCCAAAG ACAAACCAATCAGGATCAGCAGCGAATTCCGTTCGGACATCGAGAAGATAATCGACGGCCTCATCGACATGGCTTTCCAGATAATCCAGAAGAACGGGCTCCAGGTGGAGAAGAGCACGAAGAAAAAGCTGTCGGCCGACCTGACCTACACCAACCGCCTCCGCTGCATCACCGGCGACGTCCTGACGCCTAAAATAGTGACGCACACGCCCTCCGCCGACAACCTTTTGGACGCGCGCAACTTCGTCGAAGAGTACGAGGAGTACCACGACTCGTGTTCGGAGATCCCCGACGCGACGTTGGCCGCAAACCAGGTGATCACCGAGCTGTCGGACAACGTGGACAGGATCATCGCCGAGAAGTTCAGGAACAAAAAGTCGGTGAAGCACGGAGGGGTCACCTGTCTGATACCCGTCGAGACCGACTCGAACGCCGAAGATGAGCCGGAGGCGCAGAACGACAAGAGGTTGTTGGAGGTGGGGACGCGGTACAACATCCCGAAAAACTTGTTCCTCAACACTGAGATGACGGAGATCACCGAGCAAACGATCGACGAGTTGCACAGGAACGACGAGAACGCGGAGAACAGCGGCGACATCGAGAAGCCTCTGGTGGTGGACCTGAACAGGCCGAAGGAGGACGACGACGACGTGTACAGGCCCATAGCGGTGAGTCCGGACGGGAGGTTCTTCAAGTACGAGGAGGAGATTGGGAGGGGGTCGTTCAAGACCGTCTACCGGGGCCTGGACACGCAGACCGGAGTCGCCGTCGCCTGGTGCGAGCTCCAGGAGAAGAAGCTGAACAAGGCCGAGCGGCAGCGGTTCCGAGAGGAAGCGGAGATGCTGAAGAAGCTCCAGCACCCGAACATCGTGCGCTTCTACAACTACTGGGAGACGCCCGGcaacaaaaagaagaacatcGTATTGGTCACCGAGCTGATGCTGAGCGGCACCCTCAAGACTTACCTGAGACGCTTCAAGAAGATCAACCCGAGAGTGTTGAAATCCTGGTGCCGCCAGATACTGAAAGGTTTGGCTTTCCTGCACTCGAGGTCGCCCCCCATCATCCACCGCGACCTCAAGTGCGACAACATCTTCATCACGGGCACTACGGGCCTGGTCAAGATCGGCGATCTAGGCCTGGCCACGTTGAAGAATCGCAGCTTCGCCAAATCC GTGATCGGCACTCCTGAATTCATGGCGCCGGAAATGTACGAGGAGCACTACGACGAAGGCGTCGACGTCTACGCCTTCGGCATGTGCATGTTGGAGATGGCCACCAGCGAATATCCGTATTCGGAGTGTACGGGGCCCGCTCAGATATACAAGAAGGTCATTTCG GGTGTCAAACCGGCGAGTTTCGAGAAGGTGCAGAATCCGGAGGTGAAGGACGTGATCGAGAGCTGCATAAGGCCCCGCAAGGAGGACAGGCCGAAGGTGAAGGATCTTTTGACCCACGCCTTCTTCGAGGAGGATTTCGGTCTGAAAGTGGAGGTGGTGTCTCAGGCTGACAATAAAGTGGTGTTTAGACTTCGAGTGATCGATCCGAAGAAACGCACCCACAAGCACAAGGAGAACGAGGCCATCCAGTTCGAGTTCGACTTGGAGACGGACAGGATCGACACCATTTCCGAAGAGATG GCGAAATCGGGAATAATCTTCGAGGAGGACGCCAAGACGGTGGCCCAGCTGTTGAAGGCTCAGATAGCTCTGATAAACAAAGAACGTGAGCAGAGGAACAAGGAGAAGGAAGCTCTGGCACAGCAGCTCCAGTACAGGCAGTACTTGCAGCAGCAAGTCGAACACATCTCCCAGCAACAGACTGCTGCCAATGTGGCCGTCCAACAGCAGCAACAGCAACTGGCCCAGCAGCAGGAGTACGCTCAGCAGCAGAGCATAGAACAGCAGTACCAGCAGGAACAGGTGCAGTATGTGCAGCAGAAGAGCGATCCGGGGATTGTACAGTACGCGATACAACCGGAACCGATGCAACAGCAACAGCAGCAGATATACCAACAGCAGGAGCCGCACCAGCAGAGTCCGCCGATCTTGCAGCGACAACAGTCGATGGAACCGGTACAGCAACAGCCTATAATACATAAACAGCAACCTCCTCAGCAGTTTGTCCAGCAGAATTACGTCGTAGAAGGGTACCCCCAACAGGCGGAGTACCTGCAGGTGCAGCAGAACGACAGCCAGCAGCACAAGCTGTCGAGCATCTCGCAGCCGGAGCTGTTGCACGCGATGCCCTCGCAGACCGAGCACAGATTGAGCGTGGACAGTCAGTTGGAAGCTCACAGTCAGAGCATCATACAGGAACAACAGAACTACCAACAGCAGCCGTACCAACAGAACTACCAGCAGCAGCAGCCCGCGCAGAATTACCAACAACAGCAGCAACAGCCGGCGCAGAATTACCAACAGCAGCAGCCGCAACAACCGGCGCAAAATTATCAGCAGCCGCAGCAACCTGCTCAGAGTTACCAGCCACCGCAGCAACCGGCGCCGCAGAATTACCAGCAGCAGCAGCAACCTGCGCAGAATTACCAGCAACAGCAGCAAACGGCGCCGCAGAGTTATCCGCAACAACAAACAGCGCCTCAGAATTATCAGCAGCAGCAACAACCGGCGCAGAATTTTCAACAGCCACAGCAGCCACAACCCGCGCAGAATTTTCAACAGCAACCCGCTCAGAACTATCAGCAGCAACAGCCCGCGCAGAATTACCAGCAGACTTATCAGACTCAGCAGAGTTACGCGGAACAACCTGTCATTCACGGACAGAGAGTGTCGACGGTGGCGCCGCCCAATATACAGCAGCAGGAGTACACGCAACAGCAGCAGCAGAAGAATATATTGATACAACAACAACAGCAAAATTATCAGCAACCGGCTGCGACttatcaacaacaacaaccgcCACCGGTCTACCAACAGCAGCAGAGCTACATACAGCCAAAAGTCGAACAGAGTTATCCGGAACCGCAACAGCCGCAGCAGCAACCGCCGCCCCAACAGTTCGTTCAACAGCAATCGGTCGATCACTCCGCGCAGCAGATGTACCAACAACAACAGCAGTTTCACAATTATGTGGACCCGCAACAACAGCAGCAGCAGCAACAG GTGATGTCGCAGCCGACGCCGCAGCAACAGCCGCCTGCGGAACTCGTCGAGCAGCAGCACCCGGGCGGACACCGCCTCTCCGGCGAAGTGCCGCCCCCCATGAACCTGGTGGAGCTGCAGCAGAAGCTCGCCCAGCAGCATCGCGTCTCGACGGCGTCCCTGCCGCCGATGGCCACGTTCGAGGCGGCGCCGGTCGACAGTCGCCGGTTGTCGACCGTCTCGCAGCCGCCCTCGATGCAGGAATACGTACAACAGCAGCAGATCCCCGAGAAGGATCCGCTCGACGAGTTGCCGAACAAAGACGAAAGCAAAGAGGACGTCTCGACATCGGAACAAGTAAGTGAAGAGACCTCGACCGAGGACAAGCCCAAGCCTCGGAAGCATCGTTCCTCGTCGTCCAGACAACAGTTGGTCGTCCAGAACGTCCATCCGGACGGGACGGTCGAATGTCAGCTGCTTTGCAAACAGAAAACGATTAGTTTTAAGTTTAACAGGTATGACACGTCGCCGGCCGACATCATCGACGGCATGATCAAACAGGAGTTGCTGAAGACGGGACCGCACAAGCACCTCAACGATCACCTCAAGGACGTCATGGAACAACTCAAAAAGAATCCGGACAAGGTGCCAGATACTCAGAAACCCTACGTGCAGAAG GTCAGGCATGCCTCGCTGACGAGATATTCTcataaaaaaacacacagaAGACACAGATCC CGCGACGACAGCAGCGGCCAAATGTTGATCAAACCGGGCTACGATACTTACGAAGATACCTTCCAAGGTTTGAAGAGTACTCTGTCGGAGAAGCTCACACAGAATTTACGATGCAGGGAAAGCTTGAATAGTAGCGGAACAGTCTCGAGGAAAACTAGTACCGCAAGCGATTACACCCCGGAAAACACGTACGTTTCCAATAATCGTGTGGATCAATCGACGACGGTGTCGTTCTCTAGTGACACCTGTGTTTCCGCGTTGAAACACCCGGCGGAAGTCGTGGAGGATGCGGTGAAAACGGAACCGGACGGTCATCACGAAATCGTGAAGGACGAGTTGAACGACAGTCTGAAGAGGAAGGACGTGAAGCTGTTGCCCGGCCAGAAGGTCGATTTGAAGGTGATAATATTGAGAACCGAAGCTGAAGCTCACGGAGAGGAGATCGAACAGCCGAAAGAGGAGGTCGAGAAGGTCGAAGAGAAGGTGGAAGTTGCGGTGTTAAAAGTGCCGCAGAGGAAGATCTCTAGATTTTTAGTGAGTCCGGTGCTGTCGGGCGAGTTAGATCTGCCAAAAGACAAGGATTTCGGTAGCGGGACTCCGGAAGTCACTCCCGAAGAAGATTCCGCGACCAAATCTGACGCTTTGAGAAAGACCTCGGCTCCGGTCGAGTCTACCAGCAAAGGTCTGGACGTGGACAAACCCAACGAGCAAAAGGTGAGCGTTTGTTCGTTGAAGGAAGAATCCACGACTAGCAAAGAGGAGCCCGCGATCATGTGCGGCCCCGAAATGATCAACACTCTCGAACAATTGAAGATTAGTTTGGACAATCTCAAGAACAGCATGCACCCGAAGAAAGAGTCATCGGAGACTGATCCCAAGAAAATCATAGTAGGAACAGCCAACCAGCAACAGTTTATCGCAGCAGCCGTCACCACCTTCGGTACGCAACAGCAACCGATGGTGCAAATGCCTCAGATACCTCCGCAACAGCAGAACGTGGCGGTCACTCAACCTCCCGTCGCTGTCGCTCAACAACCGCCACCGCAACAGTACGCGCCACCACCACAACAGAATCTCATCCTACAACAGCAACCGAATTATCAACAACCGGTGTCTCAAGCGTCGCCGCCTCAAATGCTGGTGAACATACAGCAGAAGCCGGTGGAGGCGGCGCCGTCCGGGGGCGTCATGTACCAACAGCCGCAAACCACCGCCATGACAGGATCGGTTTCGGTGCAGAACCTGTCGATGCAAGCCCAACCGCCGCAGCAGCAACAACAACACTTTCAACACTCGATTTCCGTCGACGACAACGCCCTCAGCATGCATCAAGGATTCGCGGTGAAGAAGTTGCCCTTGGAGAATTTGAAACAGATTTCCGAGAG CGCATCCGGGAGGGGCAGTCAGGTGTCCACCCCCCAGGTGGACGTCAAGTACGACGCGCAGCTCCAAAATTTGCAACATCAGCTGTATTCGATCCCGCTGACCAGGACCCAGACTAcg GCGCCGTCTAGTCCCCAAGCCAACACGACGGCTCTGGAATTTCCGCAACAGCAGCAGAAACCGCCCCAAGAATCTCTCGTCACGAACGCCATCAATAAA CTCCAAGTAGAGTCGAATTCGAGCGCTCCGGGCAGCGGCGCTGCCACCTCGGAAGTGCTCTCGCCTGTCATAGAGGTGGAACCGTTCGCCGACCTCAAATCCAAACAGCTGTCAGACCTCAACAACCAACTGAAACGGATCAACTCGCGTCCCGACGTCATCGTCGAAACAGGTGAGTGCCGCATACCGCCGGAGATCGTGGAGGGAGCAGTTGCGGCGACGGCGGTGGCTGCAGCGGCGGCACCGCCCCAGAAGGAAAGAAGGGTGTCAAGGTTCAAGGTCAGCGTGGTGACGGAACCGGACAGGAGCAAGCTGGTGGTGGCCCAGCCGGACGGTCAGGAGCACAACGGGGAGAGGAAGGACGGGGAGGAGGCGAAGAAAGATTCGGATTACACTTCTGTCATCAACAACACTTTCGACAGTCTTGCCAACATCCTGGTAGGGACTTTGCCGCCGAACACAG ATTTTGCGCCGGAAGTGAACAAAGTCAAa CAGCATGCAGTTGGCACCACTGCACATCATTCTCATAAACATCATGTTCATAACAAAAAACCGACAAAATCGTTGTCTTATTCCGATTTAAAAAAGGAAATCGAATATCTTCTCCCCATCCGGCGGAGGCCCTCCGACGAGGGCAACCCCAGAAAGAGACTCCCCAACGGCAGGCGCATGTCGAAGACGTTCCGCCTGTACCCCCAGATCGTGGTGCACCCCCCTGACGAATCTTTGACGTCGAGCTTGCCGGACATAAACGCGAGCACGGACGCACACCAGGTCGTCATAAATAACGTGAGCGACAAGAACGTCAGTTGTCCGGATTTGACAGACGAAAATCTGTACAACGAGACCGTGACTGTGTTCACGGTCGGCACTTTGAAAAGGCGAAAGCGCAAAAGCACGCTGACGAGGCGCAACAGCGACGGGGTGCACAACTTCAACAAGGTGAAGTTGgtgaagagaaagaggaagaagaAGGGCGAGACGCCCAAAGAGCTGTTGAAGAAGAACTGGAAGTTCAAACATTCCGCTTCGATGCATAACCTTAAAAGTAACATGGCGACGGACGAGAGCAGTTTCGATAATTATCACACGATACACGGGGGTTTCGGTAATATCGAGATGTTCGCGTTCGACGACAATTTAAACAGTCGCACGGACAGCACCGAGGTCGCTTACAAATGTTGTTGCGGGAGGAAACTGTGCGAAGCAGTGGTGCCAATCCAGCAATATTTGGAAACGTATTTCGTCAACAAGACG AAAGAGACTTTTGAGGAGATGTTGAATAGACAAAAGGCTGAATTGAATGCTTTGATGGAGGCTCATCGTAAGCAACAATTGGAATTCATGG AGTTTCACAGAAGACAAATTGAAG aaaataagaaaatgtgA